The window CGCACGCCGCTGGGAGAATGCATCGACCAGCGTCGGCGGCAACACCAGGTAGCCCAGGCGCAGCGCCGGAAAGGCGATCTTGCCGAACGTACCGACGTAGAGCACCCGCCCCTGCCGGTCCAGCGCCGCCAACGGTGCCAGGGGGGCGCCGCTGTAGCGGTACTCGCCGTCGTAGTCGTCCTCGACGATCCAGCCACCGGTGCGCTCGGCCCAGGCCAGCAGTTCCAGGCGCCGCGCCAGGCTCATGATCACCCCGGTGGGGTACTGGTGGGCCGGGGTCACGTAGGCCAGCCGGCAATCCGGCAGGCGGCCGAGTGCGGCACAATCCAGGCCCTCGTCGTCCACCGCCACGCCGTGCACCGTCGCCCCGGCCACCGCGAACGCCAGCCGGGCTGCCCGGTAGCCGGGGTTTTCCACAGCCACGCCAGCGCCGGGGTCCACCAGCAACTGTGCACAAAGGCTGATGCCCTGTTGTGCACCGCTGGTGATCACAATTTGTTCAGGCGAGCAGGACAAACCCCGCGAACTGCGCAAATACGCAGCGATCAGGCTACGCAGCTGCCTCTCCCCGGCTGGCTCACCGTAGCAAAGCTGCCCCAGGTCCGGTTTTCTCCAGAAAGCCGCCTGCAGCTTGGCCCAGACGCCAAAAGGGAACAGATCGAAGGCCGGCACGCCCACCCGGAAAGCCCGTGGCGGACCCTCCGGTGGCTCGTACATCGCATTACGCTCGATGCGCTCAAGCGCCTGATTGTGGATAACTTTACTGGATGAAATCCCAGTATTTTCCAGCGATTTTGTGGATAACTCTGTGGGTAAGCTTGTTGAAAACCCTGTGGATACTTTTGTGGACAACTTCCGGATCGGCAGCGCCTTGTCCGGCAACTGTGCCACGTAGGTGCCATCACCGACCCGCCCCTCGATGAAACCCTCGGCATACAACTGGTCATAGGCCCGTACCACGCTGTTGCGGGAGATGCCCAGAGCGCTGGCCAGGTCGCGGCTGGCCGGCAAGCGGCTGCCACTGGCCAGGCGCCCGTCCAGCACCCGCAGGCGCAACGCCTGATAGAGCTGGTGGCTGAGGCCCTTGGCCGGGTCCAATTGGATACCGGCAGGGTCGAACGACAGGGGGAGCGAGGGACTGGGCATGTCATTGGACCTATGAAAATCATCAACAATGGCTCTTACAACCAACCAATAGCCTGCCTAGGATGCCGGTATTCGCCAAGGAAAATCTCCATGTACACACCCAGCGCCTTCGCCGAACACGACTTGCCCACCCTGCACCGGCACATCCGGGACACGCGCCTGGCCATGCTGGTCACCCATGGCAGCCAGGGCCTGCAGGCCAGCCACCTGCCGCTGCTGCTCGACCCGGACCAGGGCGCCAATGGCACCCTGCTCGGGCACTTGGCGCGGGCCAATCCGCAGTGGCGGGAACTGGCCGAAGGCGCCGAGGCGCTGGTGATCTTTCCGGGGGCCGATGCCTATGTCAGCCCGTCGTTCTATGCCAGCAAGGCCGAGCACGGCAAAGTCGTACCCACCTGGAACTACGTGGCCGTACACGCCTACGGTCAGGCCGAGGTGTTCGACGATGCCGGGCGCCTGCGCCAGCTGGTCAGCGCCCTCACCGACCGTCACGAAGCCGGCCGGGCCGCGCCCTGGAAGGTCGACGATGCGCCCGAGCCGTACATTGCCAGCATGCTCAAGGCCATCGTCGGCATCGCCCTGCCGATCCAGCGCCTGGAAGGCAAGCGCAAGCTCAGCCAGAACCGCAGTGCCGTCGATATCGCCGGCGTACAACAAGGGCTGGCGGCCAGTGCCGACAGCCAGGACCAAGCCCTCGCCCAATTGATGCAATAAGGAGTCAGCATGAGTTCGATCGAAATCCGTCCGGTGACCGCCGCCGACCAGGCCGTCTGGCATCCCCTGTGGCAGGCCTACCTGGAGTTCTATGAAACCGAGCTGTCGGAGAGCATCTACCAGTCGACCTGGCAACGCTTGCTCGACCCGGCCGAGACCACCAACGCCGCCCTCGCCTGGCAGGACGGCAAGGCCGTGGGCCTGGTGCATTTCATCTACCACCGCTCGAACTGGAGCATCCAGGACTCCTGCTACCTGCAGGACCTGTTCGTTGCCCCCGGGGTGCGCGGCACCGGCCTGGGCCGCAAGCTGATCGAGCACGTCTATGCCACGGCGGCCGAGGCCGGCTGCAGCAAGGTGCACTGGCTGACCCACGAGACCAACGCCACGGCCATCCAGCTGTACGAGCGGATTGCCGAGCGCCCCGGTTTCATTCAGTTCCGCCACGGCCTGTAAGCCCCAGGAGCCCGCCATGTCGACACCCGTAACCCACTGGAACGGCGCCCCGGCACCGTCCACCCGACGCCTCGAAGGGCGCTTCATCGTCCTGGAAAAACTCGACGCCACCCGCCATGGCGACGAGCTGTACCGTGCCCTCGAAGGGCCCGGTGCCGACCCGAAGCTTTGGGACTACCTGCCCTATGGCCCATTCCCGGAACACAGCCCCGCCTTCGACAACTGGCTCGCCGGTCATGCGGCGAGCAGCGATCCGTACTTCTTCGCCGTCATCGACAAGGCCAGCGGTGAAGTCCAGGGTATCCTCAGCCTGATGTCGATCGTGCCCGCCCAGGGCCGTATCGAGATCGGCCATGTCACCTTCGGCGCGCCCATGCAGCGTTCGCCCAAGAGCACCGAGGCGGTCTATCTGCTGGCCAGGGAGGCCTTCGCCCTCGGCTACCGGCGCCTGGAATGGAAGTGCAACAACGACAACGCCCGCTCCCGCGCGGCCGCCGAGCGCCTGGGTTTCCGCTTCGAAGGCGTGTTCCGCCAGCACATGGTGGTCAAGGGCAAAAACCGTGACACCGCCTGGTATAGCATCATCGACTCGGAGTGGCCGGCGGTGAATGCCGGGTTCGAGCGCTGGCTGTCGGAAGACAACCTGAGCGAGGCCGGCCAGGTACGGACCCTGGCCGAATGCCGGCAGGCCTGATGGCCTGCACGCGGTGGCCGAGGCCGGCCACCGTACACCGGTCACGGTGAAAATAAACGGCAAGCTGCTGACATCTCCTGCGAAGTCCAGGTAAAGACCCCGACATTTACCGCCCTGGCGGATCGATACATTTCCTCCTCGACTATTTTGAGGATGAAATGGAATGATCCCCAAGAACACCCGCCTGGCCGTCCCCCTGGCCCTGGTGATCAACGGGCTGCTGGCCCAACTCGCCCAGGCCCAACACGCGTCGCCAAACGCCGACTACGGTTCGCCCAGCATCTACGACTGGGACTGGCTGCTGACCCGGCCCGTGGAGCCCTCCCCCAGCCTTGAAACCCATTCGCCAACGCCAGCACGGGAGCCTGCGAAAGGCGGCCAAGGCGGCAACATCCTGCCAACGATCCCGGGCAATCCCATCAGCCGGTCGCCACTGCTCGATGCCCTGAACAAACTCGGCCCGGCCGAGCGTGAAGCGGCCCTGGCCCAACTGGCCGGTGCCGACAACGCCAACCTGGCCCAGGCCACCCTCAGCGGTGCCCGCCAGGTCGGCGACAGCGCCCTGTCGGCCATGCGCCAGCCCGGCGAAGGCGGGAGTCGCCTGTGGCTGCAGAGCCTGAACAACACCGGCCGATTCGAACCGGCACAAGGCCGCAAGGACTTCCACCAGACCACCCAGGGCCTGGTGCTGGGCGCCGACTGGTCGCTGGGCAACGAATGGCGCCTGGGCCTGGTCGGCGGAAAATCCCGCTCCGACCACAAGGGCAGCCACTTCAAGGGCGAGCTGGACAGCTGGCATGCCGGCGCCTATGCCCTGCGCCAGGAAGGTGCCGCAGCGCTGCGCCTGGGCGCGATCCACAGCCAGCATGCCGGCGACACCCGACGCAGCGTGGCGTTCAGCGGTTACCGGGATCGACTCTCCGGCAACTACACAGCCACCAGCCAGCAGGCCTTCGCCGAATTCGGCTACACGCTGGGCCATGCCCACCTGAGTGCAGAACCCTTTGCCCAGCTCGGCTACGAACGCTACTCGCGCAAGGGCCACCTGGAAAAAGGCGGTGAGGCGGCGCTGCGCAACAGTGGCCAGGCTCAGGACAACTTCAGCACAACCCTTGGCCTGCACGCCGCCGGCGCCTGGCAGCTGGGTGGCGGCCTCAGCCTGGCCCCGCAACTGAGCGCGGGCTGGAGACACCTGTACGGCAAACTCGACAACCCCACCGTCCAGATGAACCCGGCCACCGGCATGACCTTCATGACTCGCGGCATCGCCGAGGACAAGGACAGCCTGGTGATCGATGCCGGGCTCGAACTGAACCTGTCACCACGCCACAGCCTGGGCGTCGGCTACAGCGGCGAATTCGGCGAGCGCAATCGCAGCCACGGCCTCATGGGGCAGTGGACGCTGGCCTTCTGACCGTCCCCACCCTCAGGTCAGGTTTCAAGAATGCGGACCTGACCGCAGAACACCTCAGCCTGACGTTTTGCGTAACCGCACCACCCCCATCTGCAATCCGAAAGGCTTGAATACCGAGTTCAGCGACTTGAGGGTCGGATTACCCTCGTCATGCTCGATATGTACCAGGGTGCGAACCGAAATCCGGCACATTCGCGCAAATTGGGTCTGCTGCAAGCCGGTCACCTCGACTCGCAGCCGCCTCACCGCGGCGCCCATGGTGATCACGCCCTGGGCGAGCTCCTCCTGGATGGTCTGGATCAACAATGCACGAACCTCCAGACTGAGCGTCATGCCAGCCCCCAGTCCTGCAAGCGCTGGCCGAGCCTTTTCAAGGCTATCAAGGGGTGATTCATGGTGACCGCAGGCAAGCCGCCATCAGCCAGAATGTCGGGCAATGCCAACAAATGCCGCGCGTCTGCCCGCAGCCGATCAAATGCCGCCTGAGAATCCACCAGACCCGCCAGCGCATCGCACGCCTTGCGCCAATCCACTTCCCCACCCCTTTCGATATCCCTGGACCACTTGGTACTGCGTGTAACGCCTTCATCATCCATTACCATGGGCGCCAGGTCATAAATCGGCGCCAGGCGAAATCCCCGCTGGTCACGGATGATCGATGTGTTACGTCCATGGTTGTCGGAATTACCCAGGATCTTGTTGAGCAGATCACGCCGCAGATAGTCCGCTACCAGTTCCTCTACCTGTTCGTCCTGCCCAGCCTGGCGCCAAAGAGCGGCCAGGCGAGTGATCACCTCCAAGTGATCGAGGTAACTACCCGGCACTAAATGCATTTACTTCCCTGTTCTGCAAAAAAATACGCAGTAAAGTGCATATCGCTCCGAAGCATCAAGCCAACGCACATCCTTATACCATGCTCAAAAAACAAACAAAAAAAAGGGAGGCATGCGCCTCCCCGAGGATAAACGTTGGGAGATGAAGGCTGTCGATCAGCCCTCGATCTCGATCAGGATTTCGCCCGGGTTGACCCGGTCGCCCTTGGCTACGTGGATGGCGACGACCTTGCCCGAGACCGCGGCCTGCACTTCGGTCTCCATCTTCATGGCTTCGGTGATCAGCACGGCCTGGCCGGCCTTCACGCTGTCGCCTTCCTTGACCAGCACATCGACGATGTTGCCCGGCATGGTGGTGCTGACGTGGCCTGGAGCGCTGGCCTGCTTGCGCTTGCTGCTGCCACCGCCGACGAACTCGTTGAGCGGTTCGAACACCACTTCTTCCGGCATGCCGTCGATGGACAGGTAGAAGTGGCGCTTGCCTTCGGCCTTCACGCCGACACCGGTGATGTCGACACGGTAGGTCTCGCCGTGCACGTCGATGACGAACTCAGTCGGCACGCCCTCGCCGCCCGGCGCACGCACACCACCGGCCTCAGGGATCGGCAGCAGCACTTCCGGTACCAGGGTGCCGGCTTCGCGCTCTTCGAGGAACTTGCGCCCGATGTCCGGGAACATGGCGAAGGTCAGCACGTCCTCTTCCGACTTGGCCAGGGTGCCGATGTCGTTGCGCAGCTTGGCCATTTCCGGCTTGAGCAGGTCGGCCGGGCGCACGTCGATCACGTCCTCGCTACCGATCGCCTGGCGGCGCAGCTGCTCGTTGACGGTGCCCGGCGCCTTGCCGTAGCCGCCTTGCAGGTACAGCTTCACCTCGTTGGTGATGGTCTTGTAGCGCTCGCCAGCCAGCACGTTGAAGAACGCCTGGGTCCCGACGATCTGCGAGGTCGGGGTCACCAGCGGCGGGAAACCGAGGTCTTCGCGTACCCGCGGGATCTCCGCCAGCACTTCGTTCATGCGGTTGAGGGCGCCCTGCTCCTTGAGCTGGTTGGCCAGGTTGGAAATCATCCCACCCGGCACCTGGTTGACCTGCACCCGGGTATCGACGGCGGTGAACTCGCTTTCGAACTGGTGGTACTTCTTGCGCACGGCGTAGAAGTACAGGCCGATTTCCTGCAGCAGTTCCAGGTCCAGGCCGGTGTCGAATTCGCTGCCCTTGAGGGCGGCGACCATCGACTCGGTGCCCGGGTGGCTGGTGCCCCAGGCGAAGCTGGAGATCGCGGTGTCGATATGGTCGGCACCGTTTTCCACCGCCTTGAGCTGGCACATCGCAGCCAGGCCGGCAGTGTCATGGGAGTGGATGAACACCGGCAGCGACTGCTCGGCCTTCAGTGCCTTGACCAGCTCGCCGGTGGCGAACGGGGTCAGCAGGCCGGCCATGTCCTTGATCGCGATGGAGTCGCAACCCATGGCTTCCATCTGCTTGGCCTGGGCCACGAACGCCTCGATGGTATGCACCGGGCTGGTGGTGTAGGCGATGGTGCCCTGGGCATGCTTGCCCGAGGCCTTCACGGCCTCGATGGCCACGCGCAGGTTACGCACGTCGTTCATGGCGTCGAAGATACGGAATACATCGATGCCGTTGACCGCGGCCTTGGCGACGAAGGCCTTGACCACGTCGTCGCTGTAGTGGCGATAGCCCAGCAGGTTCTGGCCGCGCAGGAGCATTTGCAGGCGGGTGTTGGGCAGCGCCGCGCGCAGCTTGCGCAGGCGCTCCCACGGGTCTTCCTTGAGGAAGCGCACGCAAGCGTCGAAGGTCGCGCCGCCCCAGACTTCCAGCGACCAGTAGCCGACCTTGTCGAGCTTGTCGCAGATCGGCAGCATGTCTTCGGTGCGCATGCGGGTGGCGAGCAGCGATTGGTGGGCGTCGCGCAGGATCGTGTCGGTAACGTGAATCTTTTTGCTCATTGTAATAATCCTCACAGGCCTGCGTGGGCGGCGATGGCGGCGGCGATGGCCAGGGCCAGCTCTTCGGGTTTGCGCTTGATCGAGTAGTTGGTCAGTTCCGGATGGCTTTCCACGAAGCTGGTGTTGAACTGGCCACTACGGAATTCCGGGTTA of the Pseudomonas vanderleydeniana genome contains:
- the oadA gene encoding sodium-extruding oxaloacetate decarboxylase subunit alpha, encoding MSKKIHVTDTILRDAHQSLLATRMRTEDMLPICDKLDKVGYWSLEVWGGATFDACVRFLKEDPWERLRKLRAALPNTRLQMLLRGQNLLGYRHYSDDVVKAFVAKAAVNGIDVFRIFDAMNDVRNLRVAIEAVKASGKHAQGTIAYTTSPVHTIEAFVAQAKQMEAMGCDSIAIKDMAGLLTPFATGELVKALKAEQSLPVFIHSHDTAGLAAMCQLKAVENGADHIDTAISSFAWGTSHPGTESMVAALKGSEFDTGLDLELLQEIGLYFYAVRKKYHQFESEFTAVDTRVQVNQVPGGMISNLANQLKEQGALNRMNEVLAEIPRVREDLGFPPLVTPTSQIVGTQAFFNVLAGERYKTITNEVKLYLQGGYGKAPGTVNEQLRRQAIGSEDVIDVRPADLLKPEMAKLRNDIGTLAKSEEDVLTFAMFPDIGRKFLEEREAGTLVPEVLLPIPEAGGVRAPGGEGVPTEFVIDVHGETYRVDITGVGVKAEGKRHFYLSIDGMPEEVVFEPLNEFVGGGSSKRKQASAPGHVSTTMPGNIVDVLVKEGDSVKAGQAVLITEAMKMETEVQAAVSGKVVAIHVAKGDRVNPGEILIEIEG
- a CDS encoding GNAT family N-acetyltransferase, yielding MSTPVTHWNGAPAPSTRRLEGRFIVLEKLDATRHGDELYRALEGPGADPKLWDYLPYGPFPEHSPAFDNWLAGHAASSDPYFFAVIDKASGEVQGILSLMSIVPAQGRIEIGHVTFGAPMQRSPKSTEAVYLLAREAFALGYRRLEWKCNNDNARSRAAAERLGFRFEGVFRQHMVVKGKNRDTAWYSIIDSEWPAVNAGFERWLSEDNLSEAGQVRTLAECRQA
- a CDS encoding autotransporter outer membrane beta-barrel domain-containing protein translates to MIPKNTRLAVPLALVINGLLAQLAQAQHASPNADYGSPSIYDWDWLLTRPVEPSPSLETHSPTPAREPAKGGQGGNILPTIPGNPISRSPLLDALNKLGPAEREAALAQLAGADNANLAQATLSGARQVGDSALSAMRQPGEGGSRLWLQSLNNTGRFEPAQGRKDFHQTTQGLVLGADWSLGNEWRLGLVGGKSRSDHKGSHFKGELDSWHAGAYALRQEGAAALRLGAIHSQHAGDTRRSVAFSGYRDRLSGNYTATSQQAFAEFGYTLGHAHLSAEPFAQLGYERYSRKGHLEKGGEAALRNSGQAQDNFSTTLGLHAAGAWQLGGGLSLAPQLSAGWRHLYGKLDNPTVQMNPATGMTFMTRGIAEDKDSLVIDAGLELNLSPRHSLGVGYSGEFGERNRSHGLMGQWTLAF
- a CDS encoding GNAT family N-acetyltransferase encodes the protein MSSIEIRPVTAADQAVWHPLWQAYLEFYETELSESIYQSTWQRLLDPAETTNAALAWQDGKAVGLVHFIYHRSNWSIQDSCYLQDLFVAPGVRGTGLGRKLIEHVYATAAEAGCSKVHWLTHETNATAIQLYERIAERPGFIQFRHGL
- a CDS encoding PLP-dependent aminotransferase family protein → MPSPSLPLSFDPAGIQLDPAKGLSHQLYQALRLRVLDGRLASGSRLPASRDLASALGISRNSVVRAYDQLYAEGFIEGRVGDGTYVAQLPDKALPIRKLSTKVSTGFSTSLPTELSTKSLENTGISSSKVIHNQALERIERNAMYEPPEGPPRAFRVGVPAFDLFPFGVWAKLQAAFWRKPDLGQLCYGEPAGERQLRSLIAAYLRSSRGLSCSPEQIVITSGAQQGISLCAQLLVDPGAGVAVENPGYRAARLAFAVAGATVHGVAVDDEGLDCAALGRLPDCRLAYVTPAHQYPTGVIMSLARRLELLAWAERTGGWIVEDDYDGEYRYSGAPLAPLAALDRQGRVLYVGTFGKIAFPALRLGYLVLPPTLVDAFSQRRALDMRHSEVSTQAVMAEFMAAGHFQRHIRRMRRAALSRRNALLAHWPSGIRGCGSLPEAIAGLHLMVPVESLAREQELIAQAASVGVEISPLSNFWITPPQPPTDRHAGLVLGFAAVPEADIEAALGRLREVWRD
- a CDS encoding FMN-binding negative transcriptional regulator → MYTPSAFAEHDLPTLHRHIRDTRLAMLVTHGSQGLQASHLPLLLDPDQGANGTLLGHLARANPQWRELAEGAEALVIFPGADAYVSPSFYASKAEHGKVVPTWNYVAVHAYGQAEVFDDAGRLRQLVSALTDRHEAGRAAPWKVDDAPEPYIASMLKAIVGIALPIQRLEGKRKLSQNRSAVDIAGVQQGLAASADSQDQALAQLMQ
- a CDS encoding helix-turn-helix transcriptional regulator, which produces MTLSLEVRALLIQTIQEELAQGVITMGAAVRRLRVEVTGLQQTQFARMCRISVRTLVHIEHDEGNPTLKSLNSVFKPFGLQMGVVRLRKTSG